GTATCTCCGCAATACCAACCTTGATTCGAAGGACTGGGACGCGAGCACCATTTCGCCCTATCACCAGAACCAATTCGGCGGTACGATCGGCCTGCCCTTCTGGAGGAACCACCTGTTCTACTTCGGCGACGTCGAGGCCAATCGAATCTCGGTCGCCTTGCCCACCACGACCACAGTTCCAACAGCGTTGATGCGCACCGGTAACTTCTCTGAACTGCTGAACACCAACCTCAACAACCAGGGTGTGCCGGTTCAGCTCTATGCGCCGAACTCGGGCGGCGCGACCACGCTTTCCTGTAACGGTGTTAACAATGTGATTTGCCAGAACCAGATCGATCCCGTTGCGCAGAAAATCATCAACATGTACCCACAGCCGAACCTCGGCGTATCGGGACTGACTTACAACAACTACCGCGTGAACCTCGCGCGGACGGATAACACGGTGCAGTGGGATCAGCGACTGGACTGGAATATAAGCGCGAAGGACCAGGCCTACGTGCGTTTCAGCTACGCGCACGAGATCAAGACGAACGGCCTGCCGCTTGGGCCGATACTGGATGGCGGCGGCTTTGGCGGTGCGAACGATACGAATCTGGCTGAAAACTTCATGCTCAGCGAATCCCATGCCTTCACCTCGAACCTCGTCAATGAGTTCCGCTTTGGCTACAACTGGATTGTCTCGCAATATCACCAACCCAACGCCAATGATTACGCCCTGGCGGCATCGCTTGGACTGGGTGGCATTCCCAATAACGGTCCCGGACTGGGTGGCATTCCACTGGGCTACTTCGGATACGGCCCGATCCAGATCAACCAGTGGGGCTCTGTCGGCACCCAGGACGAGGCCCAGAACGTCTATCAAATTCTGGACAACGCCACGCGCACTATTGGCAACCATTCCCTCAAGGCGGGCGTGTCGTTTCAATCGATCCGCGTCTTCGATCGCTACGCCCCGAACCCGATTGGCCAGTATTATTTCAACGGCCAGTACACGGGCAAGGTGGGAAGTTCCATCACAACAGGCGCAGGTCCGGCGGACTTTCTACTTGGGCAGATGAACTCCGCCGCCATTGCGAATAGCCCTCCGATTAATGATTCGCAGTGGTACAACGCGGCCTATTTGCAGGATGACTGGAAGGTCACGCCACGTCTGACGCTCAACGTTGGTGTCCGTTATGACCACTATGAGCCATACAAGGAGAACGCCGGCAACCAGGCGAACTTCATCTCGACAGGCAATCTGGGCATCGGTACTGGAACGGGCATCTATCAGCTTCCCAGCAGGTCACGCAATCAGGACCTCGGCGCGCCGTTCCTCGCCGTGCTGGCCAAGGACCACGTCTCGCTGCAGTACGTCGACAATGATCGGCTGGCGACGGGACAGACCCTTAACTTTGCGCCGCGTCTGGGTGCTTCGTTCCGAACTGATGAAAAGACCGTCGTCCGCGCCGGCTTCGGACTCTTCTACGGTGGCCTGCAGAGCCAGGGAAACACCAATCTGGGAACGAACTTCCCCTGGGCGAACGGAGCCAATCTCCCAACGCCGGACTGCGCTTCAGGGAACTGTCCATCGCTGTTGTCGCAGGGCATCTCGCTGGAGAATGGTCTGGTTGCAGCCACCGGGGTTGGACTGCAGAACTTCGTATCCTTTCCTGGCTTGCACGGTATTGATCCGAACATCAAGACACCCTACACCATCAACTACAGCCTCACGGTGGAGCGGTCCATCACCCCGAACCTTGCGGCGACCGTCAGTTACGTCGCCAACTCATCCAGACACCTCTCGACCTACTACGATCCCAACACAATACGCGGTCTTTTTGCTCCCGGCGTATCGACGCAGCAGTACCAACCATTTCCCGACCTCAGTGGCATTGGAACAATCCACTTCGGCGGCGACAGCAACTACAACTCACTTCAAGCCAAGCTGGAAAAGCGTACGTCGCACGGCTT
This sequence is a window from Edaphobacter lichenicola. Protein-coding genes within it:
- a CDS encoding TonB-dependent receptor, which encodes MALRFEKRLLVIGKSWPMVWLLLLLSLCGSAHAQVDQGAITGVVQDSSGAAIPNAKVTLTSPETGLVLQRQANESGVYVFSPIKIGDYTLSASAPGFSTTKQANLHVDIQQRLNIDLKLQPGATSETVTVTTGAPLLETQEAAVGQVISTETINNTPLNGRNWVYIAQLTAGVAPPFGGTRGSGTGDFVANGQRAEQNNFVLDGVDNNTNLIDFLNGSSFVMRPPPDALAEFSIQTSNFSAEFGHSAGAVMNASIKSGTNAIHGDLWEYLRNTNLDSKDWDASTISPYHQNQFGGTIGLPFWRNHLFYFGDVEANRISVALPTTTTVPTALMRTGNFSELLNTNLNNQGVPVQLYAPNSGGATTLSCNGVNNVICQNQIDPVAQKIINMYPQPNLGVSGLTYNNYRVNLARTDNTVQWDQRLDWNISAKDQAYVRFSYAHEIKTNGLPLGPILDGGGFGGANDTNLAENFMLSESHAFTSNLVNEFRFGYNWIVSQYHQPNANDYALAASLGLGGIPNNGPGLGGIPLGYFGYGPIQINQWGSVGTQDEAQNVYQILDNATRTIGNHSLKAGVSFQSIRVFDRYAPNPIGQYYFNGQYTGKVGSSITTGAGPADFLLGQMNSAAIANSPPINDSQWYNAAYLQDDWKVTPRLTLNVGVRYDHYEPYKENAGNQANFISTGNLGIGTGTGIYQLPSRSRNQDLGAPFLAVLAKDHVSLQYVDNDRLATGQTLNFAPRLGASFRTDEKTVVRAGFGLFYGGLQSQGNTNLGTNFPWANGANLPTPDCASGNCPSLLSQGISLENGLVAATGVGLQNFVSFPGLHGIDPNIKTPYTINYSLTVERSITPNLAATVSYVANSSRHLSTYYDPNTIRGLFAPGVSTQQYQPFPDLSGIGTIHFGGDSNYNSLQAKLEKRTSHGLTFLATYTYAHSLDDTSDAGGLSTAVGDRNMALIPYGQEWTNSPYDIRHRFTLNGNYLLPFGKGRAFLNNSRLAEYTVGGWSTSVVFAVQTGTPFTVSPSISTANGGTARALLVGDPFKSGGTPDTTNNPSLTSCPTKVKTRTNWYNPCAFRNPLPGNLITGSTVVTDYASAVAFLGGRSNQIYGPGYSRVDMSLFKTFPTFREQSLQFRADAFNLLNHPTNGNPANTGIGPQAGQITGTKFFQNNTPDARFLQLSLKYAF